One part of the Armatimonadota bacterium genome encodes these proteins:
- a CDS encoding DUF1501 domain-containing protein → MNDHSCDSFKDAMSRRSALKLGALGLVPWLLSGSALSQIKIDSTRRGHALVVLFLRGGSDGLNMMVPYADDHYYKARPSLAIARPNDLRVKEAARSVALNDYFALHPSLAPLKKWFEAGSLALVPAVGSQDMTRSHFEAMSAMERGAPTGHSGEPSGWLARYLNKTASAQDTPLRAVAWADRMPDSLRGAPAPLVVQSITDFHLDADEDFVRELKLKYQNEPADPSNLMHSAGANTLHALDRIERLDPKNYKASSGATYPISPLGAGFREVACLLKSDLGLEIACLEETGWDTHFAQGADTGVHASQLDKVAKSIDAFMTDLGPRAKEMTLIVMTEFGRRVQENASLGTDHGRASVMMALGDVDGGKILGQWPGLAPNQLDDAGDIKPVNDYRTALTDFLSPKMPEIAGIWG, encoded by the coding sequence ATGAACGACCACTCCTGCGACAGTTTCAAAGATGCGATGTCCCGCCGGTCGGCCCTTAAGCTGGGTGCCCTTGGGCTGGTGCCCTGGCTCCTCTCCGGCAGTGCGCTCAGTCAAATCAAGATTGATTCGACTCGGCGTGGGCACGCGCTGGTCGTCCTCTTCCTTCGCGGCGGTTCCGACGGCCTCAACATGATGGTCCCCTACGCCGATGACCACTATTACAAAGCCCGCCCGAGCCTGGCCATCGCTCGCCCCAACGATCTCCGCGTGAAGGAAGCGGCCCGAAGCGTAGCCCTCAACGACTATTTCGCCTTGCACCCATCGCTGGCGCCGCTCAAAAAGTGGTTCGAAGCCGGTTCGCTCGCCCTCGTCCCCGCCGTTGGTTCGCAGGACATGACCCGTTCGCACTTCGAGGCGATGTCCGCCATGGAGCGCGGTGCCCCGACCGGCCACTCCGGCGAGCCCAGCGGCTGGCTGGCCCGTTACCTCAATAAGACCGCCTCCGCCCAGGACACGCCCCTCCGCGCCGTCGCTTGGGCCGACCGAATGCCGGATTCGCTTCGCGGCGCGCCTGCCCCGCTCGTCGTCCAATCCATCACCGACTTCCATCTCGACGCCGACGAAGACTTCGTGCGCGAACTCAAGCTGAAGTACCAAAACGAACCCGCCGACCCGTCGAACCTCATGCACAGCGCTGGGGCCAACACGCTTCACGCCCTCGATCGTATCGAGCGCCTCGATCCCAAAAACTACAAGGCGTCGAGTGGAGCGACTTACCCGATATCTCCCTTGGGAGCCGGGTTCCGCGAGGTCGCCTGCCTGCTGAAGTCCGACCTCGGCCTCGAAATCGCCTGCCTGGAAGAAACCGGTTGGGACACCCATTTTGCCCAAGGCGCGGATACCGGCGTTCACGCCAGCCAGCTCGATAAGGTCGCCAAGTCGATCGACGCCTTTATGACCGACCTCGGACCGCGCGCCAAGGAAATGACCCTGATCGTCATGACCGAGTTCGGCCGCCGCGTGCAGGAAAACGCCAGTTTGGGAACCGACCATGGCCGCGCGAGCGTCATGATGGCCCTCGGAGATGTCGATGGCGGCAAGATTCTCGGCCAATGGCCCGGCCTTGCCCCCAACCAACTCGACGATGCCGGCGACATCAAGCCCGTCAACGACTACCGTACGGCCCTCACCGACTTCCTCTCGCCGAAAATGCCAGAGATTGCCGGAATATGGGGCTAG
- a CDS encoding alpha/beta fold hydrolase yields the protein MRSTRQKKRFRRAIYFLAGLFLAYIVLCFWIADKVVSPRRVVPSLPKDFVVWEPVKGVPAWASPTLGEGKAKNLFIFAHGIKASRAFFEDTARELQHRGYDVVILPMPGHDASPEPTVGFGTTESKLIRETIAAAHAQHTVLVGASMGGASCWMASDDPHVDGIVTECAFGRLEPVTHRWFNSMLPYGDILFKPVIWIASARLHINPNDINPVETAQKWNHAKPALVIEASDDRLIPEAQSKELASVSGADFWRVPFVTHANCQSVGKEYIDRVEGVMKKVLRR from the coding sequence ATGCGGTCGACGCGGCAGAAAAAACGGTTTCGTAGAGCCATCTACTTCCTGGCGGGGCTCTTCCTCGCCTACATCGTCCTGTGCTTTTGGATCGCCGACAAGGTGGTCTCGCCCCGGCGCGTAGTACCCAGCCTTCCCAAAGATTTTGTGGTGTGGGAGCCGGTCAAAGGCGTGCCCGCTTGGGCGTCGCCGACCCTTGGCGAAGGCAAGGCCAAAAACCTCTTCATCTTCGCTCACGGCATCAAGGCCAGCCGCGCCTTCTTCGAGGACACAGCGAGGGAACTTCAACATCGCGGCTACGACGTGGTCATTCTGCCCATGCCGGGGCATGACGCTAGCCCCGAGCCGACCGTCGGCTTTGGCACGACCGAGTCCAAGCTGATCCGCGAGACCATCGCCGCCGCCCACGCTCAACACACGGTGCTGGTGGGAGCCTCGATGGGAGGAGCCAGTTGCTGGATGGCCTCCGACGATCCCCACGTGGACGGGATCGTGACCGAGTGCGCCTTTGGCCGCCTCGAACCAGTGACTCACCGGTGGTTCAACAGCATGCTCCCGTACGGCGACATCCTCTTCAAGCCCGTGATCTGGATCGCCTCCGCCCGATTGCACATCAACCCCAACGACATCAACCCGGTCGAAACCGCCCAGAAATGGAATCATGCCAAACCCGCGCTGGTCATTGAGGCAAGCGATGACCGCCTGATCCCCGAAGCCCAGTCCAAAGAACTCGCTTCCGTCTCCGGCGCCGACTTCTGGCGTGTCCCCTTCGTCACCCACGCCAACTGCCAATCGGTCGGAAAGGAGTACATCGACCGAGTCGAAGGCGTGATGAAAAAGGTCCTCAGGCGCTAG
- a CDS encoding DUF1800 family protein, whose protein sequence is MSLTRRDALLLGGAAAITAAGCGRVATEVRRRKQSEPWREPSDPKTTRLLDRMSFGWSGDEEATYASLGHDAYVEKQLKAGFDEPIELTLQLQNLDCLRMQAVELMEIPRGRVIQQLQCAAILRAVYSPNQLREKMVDFWSNHFNIYSQKKDGAFFKGNQEEQIIRQSALGNFGDMAREMAHSPAMLLYLDNEQNVKEHPNENYARELLELHTLGIYGGYTQKDVQEVARCLTGWKMETRFLGGLFKGEFHPKAKGSFRFDDSVHDKGTKLVLGHVIPAGRGIEDGEQVLDIAIAHPSTAKHLARKLVVFFTGARSEDLESKVADAYTTTKGDIPSMIRPILLSDELGAGEPILKRPFDFLCASLRRSGAITDGGPALQQYLRKLGQPMYEWPMPDGYPVDQISWANTVLPRWQFAYDLAFGKIANTTIKAESLPMIASIVGKGSGLTKERMRLLANHLSAPEFQYA, encoded by the coding sequence ATGTCTCTGACTCGGCGCGACGCGCTCCTCCTTGGCGGCGCCGCTGCAATCACCGCCGCTGGGTGCGGGCGCGTCGCGACCGAGGTCAGGCGACGCAAGCAGTCCGAGCCGTGGCGCGAGCCCAGCGATCCCAAAACCACCCGCTTGCTCGACCGGATGTCGTTCGGCTGGTCGGGGGACGAAGAGGCGACCTACGCCTCGCTGGGGCACGACGCCTACGTCGAGAAGCAACTCAAAGCCGGATTCGACGAACCGATCGAACTCACCCTTCAACTCCAGAACCTCGACTGCCTGCGCATGCAGGCCGTCGAGCTCATGGAGATCCCACGCGGACGCGTCATCCAACAGCTCCAGTGCGCCGCCATTCTGCGCGCGGTCTACAGCCCCAACCAGCTCCGCGAAAAGATGGTCGATTTCTGGAGCAACCACTTCAACATCTACTCGCAAAAGAAGGATGGTGCGTTCTTCAAGGGCAACCAGGAAGAGCAGATCATCCGCCAAAGCGCCCTCGGTAACTTCGGCGACATGGCCCGCGAGATGGCCCATTCGCCCGCCATGCTTCTGTACCTCGACAACGAGCAGAACGTGAAGGAGCACCCGAACGAGAATTATGCCCGCGAACTGCTGGAACTCCACACCCTCGGCATCTACGGCGGCTACACGCAGAAGGACGTTCAAGAGGTCGCCCGGTGTCTGACCGGCTGGAAGATGGAAACCCGCTTCCTCGGCGGGCTGTTCAAAGGCGAATTTCACCCCAAAGCCAAAGGTTCATTCCGCTTCGATGACAGCGTGCACGACAAGGGAACCAAGCTCGTGCTCGGCCACGTAATCCCTGCCGGGCGCGGCATCGAAGACGGCGAGCAGGTCCTCGATATCGCCATCGCCCACCCCTCGACCGCCAAGCACCTGGCCCGCAAGCTCGTCGTTTTCTTTACCGGCGCGCGCTCCGAAGACCTGGAATCCAAGGTCGCCGACGCCTACACCACCACCAAAGGCGATATCCCCAGCATGATTCGGCCCATCCTCCTCTCCGATGAACTCGGTGCGGGCGAGCCGATCCTCAAGCGTCCGTTCGACTTCCTTTGCGCCTCCCTGCGCCGGTCCGGTGCCATTACCGATGGCGGCCCCGCCCTCCAGCAGTACCTGCGCAAGCTCGGACAGCCAATGTACGAATGGCCGATGCCCGACGGCTACCCAGTGGACCAGATTAGCTGGGCCAACACCGTCCTGCCACGCTGGCAATTCGCCTACGACCTGGCGTTCGGCAAGATCGCCAACACCACCATCAAAGCCGAATCCCTGCCGATGATCGCGAGCATCGTGGGCAAGGGAAGCGGCCTCACCAAGGAGCGGATGCGCCTGCTCGCCAACCACCTCTCCGCCCCCGAATTTCAATACGCGTGA
- a CDS encoding DUF454 family protein — MPHTNRPLLVRSLFAGFGIVCVGVGFVGIITPGLPGFVFFLIALWAFRNSSERLESWLLANRTVGPTLRDWEEHRSMRLRTKVIAISMIWVAIGFTIYRILSKPPIVIEQLEMELPKWIPVGLLAGTILALTVYLARVPTKREA, encoded by the coding sequence ATGCCCCACACAAACCGTCCACTTTTGGTTCGCTCGCTGTTCGCGGGCTTCGGAATTGTATGCGTGGGGGTGGGGTTCGTAGGGATTATTACCCCTGGCCTGCCGGGCTTTGTGTTCTTTCTGATCGCGCTGTGGGCGTTTCGAAATTCGAGCGAGCGGCTGGAGAGTTGGCTCTTGGCGAATCGGACCGTCGGACCGACTTTGCGAGATTGGGAGGAGCATCGGTCGATGCGTCTGCGGACGAAGGTCATCGCGATCTCAATGATCTGGGTGGCGATCGGGTTTACGATCTACCGGATTCTGTCGAAGCCACCGATTGTGATCGAGCAGTTGGAGATGGAATTGCCGAAATGGATTCCGGTGGGGTTGTTGGCGGGGACGATTTTGGCGCTGACGGTGTATTTGGCGCGGGTTCCGACGAAGCGCGAGGCGTGA
- a CDS encoding bifunctional methylenetetrahydrofolate dehydrogenase/methenyltetrahydrofolate cyclohydrolase: protein MILDGLALSKELRVQLKERVDRLREHGVIPRLDVIVAAQDPASVAYVRMKRKWAEAAGMHGESYEINEETTQEQLIEIIYKLNGNPKVHGVLLQHPLPKHLDEDAALLALGSAKDVDGITPQSLGRLTAGLPGFRCATPLGITKILDHYNIDCTGKRALVIGRSHILGKPMALMLLERNATVTIAHSKTVDLPDRCREADILVAAVGRAEMIKGDWIKPGATVIDAGYNKVEGRKGDVGDVHFESAVEVAGAITPVPGGVGPMTVTSLLINAVDAAEKTVS from the coding sequence ATGATCCTCGACGGCCTCGCCCTCTCGAAAGAACTTCGCGTTCAGCTCAAGGAGCGGGTCGACCGCCTCCGCGAGCATGGCGTGATCCCCCGCCTCGATGTCATCGTCGCCGCCCAGGATCCCGCGTCCGTCGCCTACGTACGCATGAAGCGAAAATGGGCCGAAGCTGCCGGCATGCACGGCGAATCGTACGAAATCAACGAGGAAACGACCCAAGAACAGCTCATCGAGATCATCTACAAGCTCAATGGCAACCCCAAGGTCCACGGTGTGCTCCTCCAGCACCCCCTGCCCAAACATCTCGATGAGGACGCCGCCCTCCTCGCCCTTGGTTCGGCCAAAGACGTGGATGGTATCACGCCCCAGTCGCTGGGCCGCCTCACCGCCGGACTCCCCGGCTTCCGATGCGCCACCCCGCTCGGCATCACCAAGATTCTCGACCATTACAACATCGACTGCACCGGCAAGCGCGCCCTCGTCATCGGCCGAAGCCACATCCTTGGCAAGCCGATGGCCCTCATGCTCTTGGAGCGCAACGCGACCGTCACCATCGCCCACAGCAAGACCGTCGATCTGCCCGACCGATGCCGCGAAGCCGACATTCTTGTCGCCGCCGTGGGCCGCGCCGAAATGATCAAGGGCGACTGGATTAAGCCCGGGGCCACCGTTATTGATGCTGGATATAACAAAGTTGAGGGCCGAAAGGGAGATGTTGGGGACGTTCACTTCGAATCCGCTGTTGAAGTAGCCGGAGCGATTACCCCGGTGCCCGGAGGCGTGGGACCGATGACGGTGACAAGTTTGCTGATCAATGCGGTCGACGCGGCAGAAAAAACGGTTTCGTAG